From the genome of Monomorium pharaonis isolate MP-MQ-018 chromosome 1, ASM1337386v2, whole genome shotgun sequence:
TTTTGAGGACATTTTAGAAGACCcatatacatgcatatatttaGATGCAATTAACACTGTTTAGTCGATATAGCTacctataataaatatctatgtcggtttttttcagaatatttcattatttatatatatggttCATTTTGAAGACACAAGATATTAATACGTCATTGGGTTAATATAaggacatatatattttttatgtatccaTAATTATGGGGACATGGATGTATAATTTGCAAGCGTTATATGACTTAATGCGGTTTGAACCAAATAATGTCACCTTATAGCTATAATTGAGAACTATaccatattttacataatattaacagTTTTACATGAATGGTCATTTTTGAGGACTTTAAAAGTAtgtacacaaaataaattaatgttttaaaatatgacTTTATGTTTTGTCGAGATACATTTGGAGTAAATGCATGCAAAGATTTGTAATGTTTATTGGTATTTTCTTTACttacataaaatgtacaaatgtcCGCATATTAACCCATCAGTAcattattgcatatatatgtatatgttctTGAAATAAACCATAtatgtgaaattataaataattttcagaaaaacgattagataattaataaaaacatttaatactatttattttctgtaattatatgtatgtatgtagatatgtatgttttaaacgtcttgaaattatatataattgtatttacatgtTATTCGTATAACATGTAAcattgttaaacaaattatatataatttcaagacGTTTGAGACATACATGTCTACAttcataacattattatatcaataacatgtaattctagttacgtatataattatactttacgTATAATTTCAAACCTTTAAGACATATATgtctacatacatataattatagacAATTAATGGTATTTAGatgtctttattaattatttaatcgttTCTCTGAgaactattaataattttacatatatggtCTATTTCAaggacatatatatatatatatatgtcctTGAAATAGaccatatataatttagaagtACATGAAAATAAGTTAAACTGCGTGCTGTGTCTTTAAAATgtaccaattataaaaaaattagataataaatacaaactccttaaattttaattattgtgacTATCacagttaattatttaatcgtttttctgaaaactattaataatttcatatatatggTCTATTTCAAggacatatattatatattatatatatgtccTTGAAATAGaccatatataatttagaaatacatgaaaataaGTTAAACTGCGTGCTGTGTCTTTAAAATgtaccaattataaaaaaattagataataaatacaaactccttaaattttaattattgtgacTATCacagttaattatttaatcgtttttctgaaaactattaataatttcatatatatggTCTATTTCAAggacatatattatatattatatatatgtccTTGAAATAGAccatatatatgaaattattaatagttttcagaaaaacgattaaataattaactgtGATAgtcacaataattaaaatttaaggagtttgtatttattatctaatttttttataattggtacATTTTAAAGACACAGCACGCAGTTTAACTTATTTTCATGTacttctaaattatatatggtCTATTTCAaggacatatatatatatatatgtcctTGAAATAGaccatatatgtaaaattattaatagttcTCAGAGAaacgattaaataattaataaagacatCTAAATACCATTAATTgtctataattatatgtatgtagacATATATGTCTTAAAGGTTTGAAATTATAcgtaaagtataattatatacgtaactagaattacatgttattgatataataatgttatgaaTGTAGACATGTATGTCTCAAACgtcttgaaattatatataattgtatttacatgtTATTCGTATAACATGTAACATTGTTAAACCAATAACATGtcagtataattatatgtataattttaaaatatttaaagcataCATGTCAACAtataattagagatcaatagTATATGTTGAATATAGCTGTCtctaataattatctaatcgTTTCTCTGAAAACTAttcataatttcatatatatggTCTATTTCAAggacatatatataatatataatatatgtccTTGAAATAGAccatatatatgaaattattaatagttttcagaaaaacgattaaataattaactgtGATAgtcacaataattaaaatttaaggagtttgtatttattatctaatttttttataattggtacATTTTAAAGACACAGCACGCAGTTTAACTTATTTTCATGTacttctaaattatatatggtCTATTTCAaggacatatatatatatatgtcctTGAAATAGaccatatatgtaaaattattaatagttcTCAGAGAaacgattaaataattaataaagacatCTAAATACCATTAATTgtctataattatatgtatgtagacATATATGTCTTAAAGGTTTGAAATTATAcgtaaagtataattatatacgtaactagaattacatgttattgatataataatgttatgaaTGTAGACATGTATGTCTCAAACgtcttgaaattatatataattgtatttacatgtTATTCGTATAACATGTAACATTGTTAAACCAATAACATGTCagcataattatatgtataattttaaaatatttaaagcataCATGTCAACAtataattagagatcaatagTATATGTTGAATATAGCTGTCtctaataattatctaatcgTTTCTCTGAAAACTAttcataatttcatatatatggTCTATTTCAaggacatatacatatacagtcATATACTGATGGGTTATTATGAGGacatttctacattttatgtatgGATTATTATAAGgacgtattaaaaatattatgatttaATATAGCTACGTCGTCAGAATAATGTTAAAGTCTGCGTATTACACAGAAATTGAGAATATTTGACACTGAAGTTCGTGGTTTTGTAAATGCAGAGCGTATCggaaggaataaaaaaagattttccaGACCACAAAATTCAGTGTCAAAGATTCTCAATTTTTTGGCAGTTTGGACTATGTCCGAAAAGACAAAGATCTATACagaattatacatacaattatactaatatgttattgatataacGTGTAACGTTTTTATACCAATGACatgtaagtataattatacGTATGATTTCTAAACATTTAAGGCATACATAttaacatacatacatacacacatacatacatacatacatacatacatacatataattaggAACAATTAATAGTATATGCTCAATATAGCTGACTTTAATATTTACCTAATTGTTTTTCTGAAAAcattcataattttacatatatggtCTATTTCAAggacatacatatataatcatgTACTGATGGGTTAATATGAGGACactgtacattttatatatggatTATTATAAGGACATAGTAAAAGTCTTATAtgatttaatacatttacGTCTTCAAAATAACGTTACAGACTGCGTATTACAGTTCTTTAATCCCGTAACTGCCAGCGTCAAAGAGCTTTGTCTTTTCGAACATGGCCCAAACTGCCAAAAGATTGAGAATCTTTGACACTGAAATTCGTGATCTTGTAAATCCATAGCGTATCCaaaggaataaaaagaaattttcgagACCACAAACTTCAGTGTCaaagatattcaattttttgacagtttggACCATGTgcgaaaaaacaaaaacctTTTACACTGGCAGTTAAGGGGTTGAAGAACTGTATAATTTACACTAAACTCAGATTATTCCCACCTGTGAAGTCATAATTCTGTTGAATGCACGTTCCTTTTGCATTCTCCAAAGTGAGATACAACTCAGATTTTCAGTACAATCTGGAGCAATTTCGAAACTATGTACTTTACTGAGTCTCGCATACTCACTTTAAAAGTGAGGTTATGTTTTgcgataattttgttattaaaatgcgTGTTCACTTGGTTGTTTCTTACTTAAATTACTGAGTAATTATGTCACTATCTgcgtataaaatacattactgAGGGACTCAGTCtcactttaatataaatggaaagcaacacgtattaatttatttaatatttttaacatgtcCTTATAATAATccttatataaaatgtacaaatgtcTTCATATTAACCCATCAGTCTATTaccgtatatgtatatatcctTCAAATAgacatatatttgaaattaagaaTAGTTTTCAGAAAAATGATTAGATAACTATTAAGGACATCTATAtcaagcaaatattatattgattgtttctaattatatgtacgtatgtagACATGTACGTCTTAAATGATTTGAAATTATACGTACAATTATAGTTACGTGTTATtggtataaaaatgttatgtacgTAGACATGTATGTCTTAAATgtcttgaaattatatataattgtatttacatgtCATTCGTATAACATGTAACATTGTTAAACCAATAACATGtcagtataattatatgtttaatttcaaaatatttaaagcataCATGTCAACATATAATTAGAGACAATCAATAGTATATGTTGAATATAGCTGTCTCTAATAATTATCCAATCGTTTCTCTgaaaactatttataattttatatatatggtCTATTTCAaggacatatacatatatggtaATAGACTGATGGGTTAATATGAGgacatttgtacattttatataaggATTATTATAAggacatattaaaaatattaaataaattaatacatgttGCTTTCCATTTGTATTAAAGTGAGACTGAGTCCCTcagtaatgtattttatacgcAGATAGTGACGTCATTACTCagtaatttaaagaaacatgcaAGTGATCACgcttattttaatgacaaaattatcGCAAAACATAACCTCACTTTTAAAGTGAGTATGCGAAACTCAATAAAGCACAtagtttcaaaattgctgaaATGATAGGGAAAAAACTCAGTTGAATCTCACTTGGaagaatgcaaaaaaatgtgCATTCAACTGAATTATGATTTTACAAGTGGGAATAATGTGAGTTTAATGTAAATGAAATACAGTAATAGTTACGTCTTCAGAATAATGTTACAGtctgcgtattatataattcttcaaTCCCTTAACTGTCAGCGTAAAAGGTTTTTGGTTTTTCGGACATGGTCGAAACGAtcacaaaattgaaaatctttGACACTAAAGTTTGTGGTCtcgaaaatctttttttattcctttggATACACTATGGATTTACAAGATCACGAACTTCAGTGTCAAAAATTCTCAATCTTTCGGAAGTTTGGGCCATGTTCGAAAAGACAAAAATCTTTGATGCTGACAGTTAAGGGGTTAAAGAACTGTAATACGCAGTCTGTAACGTTATTCTGAAGACGTACATGtattaaatcatataatatttttactatgtccTTATAATAATccatacataaaatgtaaaatgtccTCATATTAACCCATCAACGTATgactatgtatgtatatatatgtccTTATAATAGACCATACATGTGAAATTATGAAAGTTTTCAGAAAAAcaattagattattattaaagacagCTATACTAAGCATATACTATTAATTGtttctaattatatgtatgtatgttaaCATGTATGCCttaaatgttttgaaattatacGTGTAATTATACTTAAATGTTATTGGTATAAAAACGTTACATGTTATACCAATAACATGTAACGTTTTagtataattgtaaatataattttaagatatttaagacaTATACATGTCTACATTTATAATGTTGTAccaataacatgtaattataattatacgtataattttaAGCCACTTGAGACATACATGTctacatacgtacatatagTTAGAGACAATCAATAGTATTTGCTCAATGTAGatgtctttaataattattcaatcgTTTATCTgaaaactatttataattttacatatgtgGTCTATTTCAAGgacatatgcatatatattcataCACTGATGGGTTAATATGAGGACATTCTACATTTTATGTGTGGATTATTATAAGgtcatagtaaaaatattatgatttaatacatttacGTCTTCAGAATAACGTTACAGACTGCGTATTACAGTTCTTTAACCCCTTAACTATCAGCGTCAAAAGATCTTTTCGCACATGGTCCAAACTgccaaaaaaattgaatatctttGACACTGAAGTTCGTGGTCTCgaaaatctctttttattcCTTTGGATACGCTATGGATTTACAAGATCACGAACTGCAGTGTCAAAGATTCTCAATTTTTCGGCAGTTTGGGCCGTGTCCGAAAAGACAAAGATCTTTGACCGTGGCAGTTGAGGGGTTAAACAACTGTGCAATACGCAGACTATAACGTTATTCTGAAAACGAAATTGTTAAAtcatataatacttttaatatgtCCTTATAATAATccatacataaaatgtataaatatccTCATATTAACCCATTAGTCTATTactgtttatgtatatatgtccTTGAAATAGACCATATATGTGAAATAATCTTAAGACGATTCTTgaacttaagatcggtctatgacctagtttacatcgtacatttgatacgcgtatcaagtagtgaatttaagctgatcagccaataattaaacacattcactagttatattatttactatttgataggcgtatcaaatgcacgatgtaaattAGGTCTTGACTTTCGTCCTAAAGCACTGTATTTGCGGCCGGTATTCATATAGTCGAaacttatttcaagatcgtttCAAACAATGTCTTaaaatgctaatacggctctgattggctgatggcatgttaagactgtacttaagatggttttagcccggatctacaatagtgtagtaagccttatgccataaggaattaaccaattatattcgattatttttctcaaattcgattataattggtcaatttcttatggcataaggttTACTACATCTATTGTAGATTCTATTGTAGAAAAAGCAGAACTTTCAAATATGGCTCGTCCTCGTCGCTCGTCGCttaaaggtgccttttcacgctgaagcttgacgctcattttcagcgtcaaaagacattACGTGACTAAAGGCGATTTTTGGCAAtagtttggtacatgtaccaaagcATACGAAACTGTACCAGAACCAATgagatataaataaacttttattttattggttCTGATACAGTTTGGTACATGTATCAAACGATTGCCAAAAATCGCctttagtcacgtgatgtcttttgacgctgaaaatgagggtgcggtcccatgaagcggattatgcggaagcggaatgagcggatcaccaatcgcgagatcattctgatagaactctttcaaagattccgtcgaaacggttctgtgattggtgatccgctcgttccgcttccgcataatccgcttcATGGGATCGCACCCTGAGGGTGCagtcccatggagcggattatgcggaagcaGAACGAGCGGATCATCAATCGCGGGATCATTCTGATAGAACTCTTTCAAAGATTCCGTCGAAACGGTtctgtgattggtgatccgttcgttccgcttccgcataattcGCTTCATGGGACCGCACCCTGAGCGTCAAGCttcagcgtgaaaaggcacctttaaGCGACGAGCGACGAGGACGAGCCATATTTGAAAGTTCTGCTTTTTCTAACATGATGATGAAATGGTCGAAAATGCTGAACTCTCAAACGtaggattaaaatatattcattaagaaaatgaaaaaatgtaacaatcaGTAAGTACATGTTTCAGATATTGTGGCTGCATTCCGTTTCACGtatgatgcgcataatgcattgtttaTCTTTGTTTAACATCAGACAAACAACAAAGATGAATGATTATGCGcattatgcgtgaaacggaacgcagatTGTGTTATGTATGTTTTTGAAacatcttatttataaaagaacaataagATTTTGTACTGGGAAATCTCCAACCACGTTTAGGAAATTACCCATTCGTAACACGCGTcttgctaaaatatttttatcccgCATAGACGTTGAAGACAAAGCGAGTAATCATAAAAAAAGCGATGCAAAGGCACTGGAAAATTCAACTGAATCATTGCTTCTGCAAATGTGTATGAAGAGAGAAATTATGTTGGTAACACATGGACCGACGCTTCTGAAGACTGAGCAGGAACATAAATCTGTAACGAGAAGCATCGACAGAGCTGTCTCGCTCTCACGggagagaaaaaattacatacaagATTATCCTCTGGgtgaaaaaggaagagaatGTTCCATGCAAAGAGATTTGACAAAACCCTTGCAAGAAGATGAGACAGATGTGAAACGtgaaaaagagataaatagaGTTGACAAATCACAAGAATGGGGTAAATGGATCGGGACATGTCttctcatatttatattaccgtTGTCTGTAATCTTACCACAATTCTTGTGCTCGAAAGGACAATGCAAAACTGCACTTGTAAAACTTTCTATTGATTGGAagtcttatataaatttatattcattatcctatgttgcatttttaatattattgacttGTACATCGATTATACCAATTGGGAAAACCATAGACGGACAGCAAAGTAAAACCAGAAGACTTCAGTATTGTGTAAATGGCTATTTGAGCACTATAGTGATGCTAATTGGACttggtttatatatatatatgaatatatcaGTTAGCAATTACATCatcaataatattgtacaattttcAATCAGTAGCTGGATTGTGGGAACGATTTTAGCTGTGGAATTATACATTAAGGTAGGAAAAGTTTCAGTGATCAACCTGAATATATATGTGTCAACCaacaataagataaataatttttggcaGGGCAGAGAAATTAATCCGCGAATTGGCACTTTGGACATTAAACTGCTGTTAATAAGAGCTTCTCTCATTGGCAtggtaattattactttatttttatttttattttcgccaCAAGTGTGGATTGTACAGtatggaataaaataattaaaaattgaatgttataacttttattttgcaGTTGATTGTAAATATAGCCATTGCTATTAAAGCTGTTGACGACGTAAAAAGTTCAAATATTGAGGAACTTGATATAGCTACATTGTTAGTTGTCTTGCTGCAGCTATTCTATGTTATACATGGACTAATATACGAAGCTTTTATCTTTACTTCTTTTACAATAATGTACAAAGAAACTGGATACATGACGACATGCATTAGTCACTTACTATACTCATTCTTAACGACTCTCACCGCAAAATACATATTGTACCATAagctgaaatttaattattttactggtACATTTGTTTTGAGCTTCGTAATAGGATATGCTTTGTATAGGattaataattgcataaaGATGAATTCAGAAAGAATCCAGTTTTGCCGACAGTACCTTATTTGGAAACTATTTTTATCATGTCATCCAGGTATGATGCCACAAGTTGTGCTGACACGTTGTAAGAtacaagaagaaaaacataaaggtaagattgttattgttaattttatacaatatacaggattttttattttttactatacatGGCGTTATTCCTAATCAgacaataagttaaaaagttcttatttattactataatactTAATGTGATACATAAAGTAGTATATAATTGTGCTGTGTTGTGTTTAATAGTGTGTGATAATCTAGCAGTAGAAAACTTGCACGCATTACCAAACAATTCATTGAAGTATACCCAGCTAAAGAATAGGCCGctgattgaattaatttttcaatttttaataattattttgctttacTAATTTGTTAAgcattatagaaataaataattaagaactCAATGAATTTACTTTTCGACAAaacaataacattatatagtCAGTGaaggtaatttaaaaaaaaaacatgtatatatagcaataaaattatttatttatgtatttatgataattttctaaaaataaatttttagaaaaaaataaaagtatccaGAATTTAACtattagatatatacatatatataaatatgtacaaataactatatatgtgaattattatttatcatatattaagATTATTGAAACACTTAATTATACCTTTCACAAAGttatgtgtacgtgtgtgcgcgcgcgcgtgtgtgcgtgtgggatatggaatattaattatttcataatattaaaaatttcgaaagtaattgagaaagtaaaaatattgttagattcaattttttaaattatctatttgtaaatattgtcaatattttatgttctGGAATATcaggtaaaaattaaaaaaagtgacTGCAATTTCGctttattattgtacaaatatttcttagtATACTTAATATAgcaagatttttaaatttttaatgtatacaaAATGAATTTGTTTTATCTATTAACACAACTTTAGCTTTGCTTAGTTTACGCTACAAAgttcattttattaatgtgtaaaatgaatactaatttacattgtttattGTCATTTCTGTTcgcaatattaattacaatattttaattgatatataa
Proteins encoded in this window:
- the LOC118645036 gene encoding delta(14)-sterol reductase LBR-like isoform X1, with protein sequence MFLKHLIYKRTIRFCTGKSPTTFRKLPIRNTRLAKIFLSRIDVEDKASNHKKSDAKALENSTESLLLQMCMKREIMLVTHGPTLLKTEQEHKSVTRSIDRAVSLSRERKNYIQDYPLGEKGRECSMQRDLTKPLQEDETDVKREKEINRVDKSQEWGKWIGTCLLIFILPLSVILPQFLCSKGQCKTALVKLSIDWKSYINLYSLSYVAFLILLTCTSIIPIGKTIDGQQSKTRRLQYCVNGYLSTIVMLIGLGLYIYMNISVSNYIINNIVQFSISSWIVGTILAVELYIKGREINPRIGTLDIKLLLIRASLIGMLIVNIAIAIKAVDDVKSSNIEELDIATLLVVLLQLFYVIHGLIYEAFIFTSFTIMYKETGYMTTCISHLLYSFLTTLTAKYILYHKLKFNYFTGTFVLSFVIGYALYRINNCIKMNSERIQFCRQYLIWKLFLSCHPGMMPQVVLTRCKIQEEKHKDNICSLSGNTNIYSNFNNLSILPTVNDLIEKKVNNCFMDSSEFSDLLNTEKAIESDPDYVQGEYSSVTSDSEETEGSEHENCDKYKKHFSSTHNNDSTGISSGMDVWMLATLWANVKLDKTSNR
- the LOC118645036 gene encoding delta(14)-sterol reductase LBR-like isoform X2, coding for MFLKHLIYKRTIRFCTGKSPTTFRKLPIRNTRLAKIFLSRIDVEDKASNHKKSDAKALENSTESLLLQMCMKREIMLVTHGPTLLKTEQEHKSVTRSIDRAVSLSRERKNYIQDYPLGEKGRECSMQRDLTKPLQEDETDVKREKEINRVDKSQEWGKWIGTCLLIFILPLSVILPQFLCSKGQCKTALVKLSIDWKSYINLYSLSYVAFLILLTCTSIIPIGKTIDGQQSKTRRLQYCVNGYLSTIVMLIGLGLYIYMNISVSNYIINNIVQFSISSWIVGTILAVELYIKGREINPRIGTLDIKLLLIRASLIGMLIVNIAIAIKAVDDVKSSNIEELDIATLLVVLLQLFYVIHGLIYEAFIFTSFTIMYKETGYMTTCISHLLYSFLTTLTAKYILYHKLKFNYFTGTFVLSFVIGYALYRINNCIKMNSERIQFCRQYLIWKLFLSCHPGMMPQVVLTRCKIQEEKHKDNICSLSGNTNIYSNFNNLSILPTVNDLIEKKVNNCFMDSSEFSDLLNTEKAIESDPDYVQGEYSSVTSDSEETEGSEHENCDKYKKHFSSTHNNDSTGISSGMDVSNILGNKYI
- the LOC118645036 gene encoding delta(14)-sterol reductase LBR-like isoform X3, coding for MCMKREIMLVTHGPTLLKTEQEHKSVTRSIDRAVSLSRERKNYIQDYPLGEKGRECSMQRDLTKPLQEDETDVKREKEINRVDKSQEWGKWIGTCLLIFILPLSVILPQFLCSKGQCKTALVKLSIDWKSYINLYSLSYVAFLILLTCTSIIPIGKTIDGQQSKTRRLQYCVNGYLSTIVMLIGLGLYIYMNISVSNYIINNIVQFSISSWIVGTILAVELYIKGREINPRIGTLDIKLLLIRASLIGMLIVNIAIAIKAVDDVKSSNIEELDIATLLVVLLQLFYVIHGLIYEAFIFTSFTIMYKETGYMTTCISHLLYSFLTTLTAKYILYHKLKFNYFTGTFVLSFVIGYALYRINNCIKMNSERIQFCRQYLIWKLFLSCHPGMMPQVVLTRCKIQEEKHKDNICSLSGNTNIYSNFNNLSILPTVNDLIEKKVNNCFMDSSEFSDLLNTEKAIESDPDYVQGEYSSVTSDSEETEGSEHENCDKYKKHFSSTHNNDSTGISSGMDVWMLATLWANVKLDKTSNR